The Carassius auratus strain Wakin chromosome 40, ASM336829v1, whole genome shotgun sequence genome has a segment encoding these proteins:
- the LOC113058901 gene encoding serine/threonine-protein kinase pim-2-like codes for MFHRPCRVHPLTESQVCDLSTPPNPSSSTEEQHPHESTADAAEGNDQERNVVEKGKKKKKWWRLSSLFGAVKKHLKGSSNPVQGEVELQQEQEQSEGVKNQNQCKDRCSDDYTVGHNLVSDQLCEGGFDAEATHLKDDPELGSPHRLPEEKDLNILANRGPDSHGCDLNTPPNPSSSTEEQHPHESTADAAEGNDQERKVMEKGKKKKKWWRVASFYGAVKKHLKRSSNPVQGEVELQQEQEQQREKVKNQKEQKARCSDDFISSHYQLGDLLGEGGFGSVYEARRLEDDLKVAVKYVNKTETYRQSLYIPGYQQLVPLEIALTILANKGPRVPEIIQLLDWKDYNDHFVMILECPSPCETLEDFVGRQGGRLNESLARRVMMQVTKAANVCCQRQVFHRDIKPNNLLINNQTLEVKLIDFGCGDILRTTVYMSYSGTATYVPPEFHIKGKYHGKPATVWSLGVLLFKIVAGYYPSFLDLHMLKLHLWSKTGLSNECCRLLRALLQIKPKNRIQLEEILSHKWFTVTT; via the exons ATGTTTCATCGACCTTGTCGAGTTCATCCGTTGACGGAGAGTCAGGTGTGTGATCTCAGCACCCCCCCAAaccccagcagcagcacagaggaacaacatcctcATGAGAGCACCGCTGATGCTGCTGAGGGAAACGACCAGGAGAGGAATGTGGTGGAGAaagggaagaagaaaaagaagtggtgGAGGTTGTCTTCTTTGTTTGGAGctgtgaagaaacatctgaagGGCAGCTCGAACCCAGTTCAGGGTGAAGTAGAGCTGCAGCAAGAGCAAGAGCAGAGTGAGGGAGTGAAGAACCAGAACCAGTGTAAAGACAGATGCAGTGATG ACTACACTGTCGGACACAACCTCGTGAGTGATCAGCTGTGTGAAGGTGGATTTGACGCTGAGGCGACACATTTGAAGGATGACCCTGAA CTTGGATCTCCACACCGTCTTCCAGAAGAGAAGGACCTCAACATCCTGGCAAATAGAGGCCCAGATAGCCACGGATGTGATCTCAACACCCCCCCAAaccccagcagcagcacagaggaacaacatcctcatgagagcactgctgatgctgctgagggAAACGACCAGGAGAGGAAGGTGATGGAGaaagggaagaagaaaaaaaagtggtgGAGGGTGGCCTCTTTCTACGGAGctgtgaagaaacatctgaagcGCAGCTCGAACCCAGTTCAGGGTGAAGTAGAGCTGCAGCAAGAGCAAgaacagcagagagagaaagtgaagaaccagaaagaacagaaagccagatgcagtgatg ACTTCATTTCCAGCCactaccagctgggtgatctgctGGGTGAAGGTGGATTTGGTTCTGTGTATGAGGCGAGACGTTTGGAGGATGACCTTAAA GTGGCGGTCAAATATGTTAATAAGACCGAAACCTACAGGCAAAGTTTATACATT CCTGGATATCAGCAACTTGTTCCACTGGAGATTGCCCTCACAATCCTGGCTAATAAAGGCCCCAGAGTGCCAGAGATCATCCAGCTGCTGGACTGGAAGGACTACAATGACCATTTCGTCATGATCCTTGAATGTCCCTCTCCTTGCGAGACTTTGGAAGACTTTGTGGGGCGTCAGGGTGGACGTCTCAACGAGAGCTTAGCACGGCGAGTCATGATGCAGGTGACTAAAGCTGCGAACGTGTGCTGCCAGCGCCAAGTGTTCCACCGTGACATCAAACCGAACAACCTTCTCATCAACAACCAGACACTTGAAGTCAAACTAATTGACTTTGGGTGTGGGGACATTCTGAGGACAACTGTCTACATGTCATACTCTG GCACAGCAACATACGTCCCTCCTGAGTTTCACATAAAGGGAAAGTACCACGGCAAGCCTGCGACGGTTTGGTCACTGGGGGttctgttatttaaaatagtggCCGGATATTATCCAAGTTTCTTAGATCTGCACATGCTCAAACTGCATCTCTGGTCCAAAACTGGTCTGTCAAATG AATGCTGCAGATTGCTCCGCGCTCTCCTGCAAATAAAGCCAAAGAACCGAATTCAGCTGGAGGAAATCCTTTCCCACAAGTGGTTTACG gtCACCACATAA
- the LOC113058422 gene encoding succinate dehydrogenase [ubiquinone] cytochrome b small subunit B, mitochondrial yields the protein MAALVHPGDSSALGLMVRIMAALIRISSVCCRGVSPLLFRSSSLIRPLAVQKKDRDCPYLISAKIHATPSSHAGSGSKAASLHWTGERILSIALLGLAPVAYYYPGPAVDYSLAAALTLHGHWGLGQVLTDYVHGDFKIKMANAGLFLLSTVTFAGLCYFNYHDVGICKAVALLWSK from the exons ATGGCAGCATTAGTACATCCGGGTGATTCCAGTGCCCTTGGGTTGATGGTGAGAATCATGGCGGCTCTCATCAGGATAAGTTCTGTTTGCTGCAGAGGTGTCAGTC CTCTGTTGTTTCGCTCTTCCTCCCTCATCAGACCTTTGGCTGTACAGAAGAAGGATCGAGATTGTCCATACCTGATATCAGCTAAGATACATGCTACTCCATCCAGTCATG cggGCTCTGGGTCCAAAGCTGCTTCCCTGCACTGGACAGGAGAGCGCATCCTGAGCATAGCTCTTCTGGGCTTGGCACCTGTTGCATACTATTACCCTGGCCCTGCTGTTGACTACTCTTTAGCAGCAGCACTTACTCTACATGGTCACTG GGGTCTTGGGCAAGTTCTAACAGATTATGTTCACGGAGACTTTAAAATCAAGATGGCTAATGCTGGCCTCTTCCTTCTGTCCACCGTCACCTTCGCTGGCCTGTGCTACTTCAACTACCATGACGTGGGGATTTGCAAAGCTGTGGCCCTCTTGTGGAGTAAATGA